TTCTTGTATTTATTCGAAAGACACTCTTGTTGTTTGCATTTGCGTTCTTATCATCCCGGAGTGTTGAAATGTCATCATATTGGGACGGCAACTATGTCTTCGGGCAGTATTCTAGCGACAACTGGGTGCACGAAAGTGTTCCGTTAACAGTTATTAGCTTAAATGTTTTAATTATTTgttgttttagtttattatttactaatgatgatacggttgtctattttggaggagtctggcgttcccgattctaatgagcaagaggaggttgtgtctagtatacaaggaaaacaaaacagACCGTTTCTAGATTTGAACACGCATCCTCCTGTTGATGAAACAGCCCCTGTAGATGACTCCTACCATGCTGGTGGATACGGAGGAAACGGTGGATACGAAGGAGACGGcggatacggaggagaccgtggatacggaggaggcggtggatacggaggagaccgtggacacggaggagacggtggatacggaggagacggtggatacggaggagacggtggatacggaggagacgatggatacggaggagacggtggatacggaggatatggtggatacggtggatacggaaGAGACGGTGGTCATCAGCAATTCATTTCCCCGGTCACTCCTTACGTTCATCAAAACAATCCTgacgttggaggatatggtggttatggtggatatGGTAGATATGGTGGTGAGGCACCTCCCATCCTGAACAGTCCGTACTTAAAAAAGCAGGTAtaaattactattttattattattattttgttattattattattttattattaatattattttattattattattatttattattattattgttgttattgttattattattattattattattattattattattattactattattattattgtcgATGTTACAGGTTTTCAACTCTTTAGATGAACTAAAGAAACGGATACAAGAAATAGCAAACGCAGATGGTTTCATTATTGTCACCCGTCAATCAAAGAAAATCGGGGGAAGAACCGGGAGAGTATGGCTTGAATGTGATCGTGGTGGTGAGCACCAGACTACAGCAACACTTAGAAAAGCCGGAAGCAAAAAAAACCAGTTGTCCATTTTACCTGCTGGCTGTGCGAAACCATCCATATGAAACCTAGGAGATAAAAGACGGAAAAATTGAACATAACCACGAACTTTGTGAGGACCTGTCGGCCCACGCGTTTGTGCGAAGGTTTACTCCAAGCGAAATGAAACTGATCGAGCAGCTgacagctcaaaacatggagccgcgcaaatatttcaaacgataaggaagcagGACCCCAACAGGTTTCATGTTCAGAAAGACGTTCAAAACGTTGTGGCAAAGATTAGAGCCGAACAAAGACAAGGATTGACTCCCATGCCGTCACTAGAAAACATGTTGATAAACAACGACTTTATTTACGATACACGGGAGGAACCCGGAATAGAGATCGTAACAGagatcttctttcttcatcagtaCTCGAGAGacatgtggcgtgcattcccccaTACCATGCTGATCGATGCGACGTACAAGACAAATACATACAATATGCCATTTATCCAGATTGTTGGTATGACGCCTACCAAGAAATCATTTATTAATGCGCATGCCGTTGTTAGTAAAGAACGGGGTGATAACTTTGTGTGGGTGCTTGAGAGGGTCAAGTCAATGTTGGATGAATGTATGGAgccacgtgtgattttaacggatAGAGACCTAGCCCTTATGGGCGCGTGTGCTAAAGTATTTCCAGACGCCTCCAGGCTTCTTTGCAGGTGGCACATACAACAGAATGTTATGAAGCACTGCAAGGGTGCCTTCACAGACGAAGACTGGGAAAAATTTTGTCATTCTGGGGGACATTGATTGAGTCTCCATCCATACCCATCTACGAGTACCCCTTGCGCAACATGCGAACGCGCCTTGTGGAGTGCAAACGTTCTAGTAAGTTTTTCTAATAACATACGATTCACCTatgcaaattttattaaattatttttactttttaggagTCTTGAATTACGTGTACGATAACTGGCTAAAAGATTATAAGGAGATGTTCGTCTTTGCGTGGACCGATAAAAGGCGCAACTTTGGTAATCGTACCAcaaacagagttgagagccaacaCGCCAATTTAAAGAGATACATCCTAGATAGGAGCTCGCTGGACCGTGTAGTTGGTTGTGTCCGGGATATAGTTGAGACACAGTTCGGTGAAATAAGGAAGACTTTTAGAGAAAGCATCGAAAAAAGAATGAACCACCACAAACACTCGCTGTATCAACACCTACTTGGAAAAGTATCCCATATAGTCCTTGACTTGTTGAGTGGAGAGGTAATTAGGAAGCTAGATGTCTTGGAGCGCTTTCattcatcatgtggttgccaaATGTGGTATAGATGTGGGTTGCCCTGTGCTTGTAGAATAGAAAAGTACACGCGTGAAGGTAATAATTGTTAAATGTAGAACACTTGTGTGATATATTTCCATTAATCATGTGACTTAAACAATGTTGTTTTTAACCGTGCAGAGCGTCCGATTCAACTCGAAGACATAGACGTCTTCTGGCGGAAACTTAACttccaaagttgtaaattgatagACGATGACGTTGACGTGGTCGAAGAACTAAATATTGTTAGATAACAATTAGAGTCGCACCCCCCAGCTCAGCAAAAAAGCCTGATGTCAAAGATTAAAGCGGTGTTGACTCCAAAGAAATCTACCAAGAAACCACCGGTTGTCCAACAAAATACTCGTGGCCGACCAACAACAAAGCAGGTACAACAAAGGTTGGACGAGGCCTCTCGTATAGATGAAGAATTGAGGAGAAGCTCCTTCGGTGATGCAAACACGTACTTTGAAGGTTTCCGACAAAGTAAGTACGATAAACCTCGCCACAGCTCGTACGTTCCGTCACAGGCCTCTCAACAGTCGGttataaggtcccaaaaacccaaaGCGAGCCTAATCCGTTCAAAGAgttctaagaagaaagagacacgAGATGCTCACGGTTTTCCTTTAATCATTGGGGACGAGTACGTGGGAATCATCAAACAGTTTAAGTATGCCATTCCGCCAGTGTTCCATCCGTACGTCTCGTGCATACGAGATGTGATGCCGgacggtcattgtgggtttcgGTCTGTGGCTGTGGGCTTAGGTATGGATCAGAGTTCATGGGGGCTCATTCGAAGGGACCTTGTCCAAGAAATGGATCAGAACGAATCGATCTGGTTCCCAATATTTGAAGCATGGGATGAAGGTTATTTTTACACGCATCGTCAGGGCCTAATTTGGGATTCAGTGTCCGGTTGTGGGGAGGATCACTGGATGGACTTCCCCTTAGTAGGACTTCTTATTGCACAAACGTACGGTATCGGGGTGCACCTGTTAACGACAACCATGGGTGCGAGTTCCACTTTCTTCCCGATACTAAGTCCTCCAGCTAATCAACAACCATTATTCATAACGTTTACACATGTTAACGAGAACCACTTCATACATGTTAAGCTGGAAGGGGATTATCCAATGCCACCAGCACACGGGCTATGGTTGACCCACCGAAGACCCCATACGGAACAATGGGAAGATATGTACTTGCCACGTCTAGAATGGTATACATCGATAATGAATCCTCCGCCAAGATCAAACCCCAGTCTTAATTACATCGATAGTGATACGgaagaatgatttttgtaattaatagtattttttgtaattaatagtattttttgtaTTAATTCCTATAATTTTCAACAATTtctataaattttttttataatttctaTCATTTTTCTATAATTAGAATTGATTAAAACAGGTTaataacatttttataaaaatttatataatttttttatatttagaaTTGATTAAAAcagtttatttataaattttttaaaaaaaataaaaatatacgcCTCGTATATAATTGGTCAAAAGACCATTCTGCCCCTGATATACCCCCATTCTAGGCTTAAATCAGGGGCTAAAAGGTCATTTTAGCATcactagacgcctcgtatagagcgGTATGGGTCGTCTTTAAGAGGGGGATtattaaaatttgaaaatttgaatttcaaaatttgaatttatCAGAAAaggacgcctcgtataggcctggACGGGTCGTCTATATGGGCggcaacatttttttttaaatttgaattttgaaaatctttgtttAATTACCAATGCACCCCTTTAAAGACCCCAGTATAGGCCTTAAACAGGGGCATAAAGGTAATTTTCAATCCTAGACGacgcgtataggtctatacgaccAATACATGACGGGCGGCAACTGTTTTCCTTTTTCTcttttaattattaaaaatatctttattaaattaccattttacccctgtaAAGCCCTCAGTATAGGCCTTAGTcaagggcaaaatggtaattaaccaacCCAGAAATATCTTTCTGGgttggttaattaccattttgcccctgactAAAGCCTATACTAGGGGCTTaacaggggcaaaatggtcatttaacAAAAAGGCAAGACTGGTCGTCTAGATCTATACGAGTCGTCTGTGCCTCGTATAAGGGGGGAAGACCTAGACGACCCACATTATCACCCAAaacaaaaaacacacacatacggtGCACAGAGGTTTATACGCCCCGGATACGTATTTGGACCGTGTTTTCAAAGATTTGAGGCATCTCTGATACGTATTTCTTCCCGTAGTTTAGTATTTTAGTCTCTTTTTTGCCTTTAGACCGTAGGTTTGCCCGCATTTTAGGTTTTGTTGGGTTTGAGGTTTTTGggatgaggttgaagatgaagatggtaGAACAGGACGCCCCGTATACCTCTATACGAGGCAGATATGAGGCActgtgattttttttaattattattattattattgttattaatattgttattattattattattattattaatattgtttttattattatttattattattattgttattaatattgtttttattattattattattgttattatttattattattattattattattattattatttattattaatatcattattattaggcaaattggaaaataataatcccaatCTTTgtgaaattgg
This is a stretch of genomic DNA from Helianthus annuus cultivar XRQ/B chromosome 16, HanXRQr2.0-SUNRISE, whole genome shotgun sequence. It encodes these proteins:
- the LOC110907650 gene encoding uncharacterized protein LOC110907650, which codes for MSKIKAVLTPKKSTKKPPVVQQNTRGRPTTKQVQQRLDEASRIDEELRRSSFGDANTYFEGFRQSKYDKPRHSSYVPSQASQQSVIRSQKPKASLIRSKSSKKKETRDAHGFPLIIGDEYVGIIKQFKYAIPPVFHPYVSCIRDVMPDGHCGFRSVAVGLGMDQSSWGLIRRDLVQEMDQNESIWFPIFEAWDEGYFYTHRQGLIWDSVSGCGEDHWMDFPLVGLLIAQTYGIGVHLLTTTMGASSTFFPILSPPANQQPLFITFTHVNENHFIHVKLEGDYPMPPAHGLWLTHRRPHTEQWEDMYLPRLEWYTSIMNPPPRSNPSLNYIDSDTEE